One segment of Candidatus Paceibacterota bacterium DNA contains the following:
- the proB gene encoding glutamate 5-kinase: MRSAIIKDVTRIVVKLGTGVLTDSRKQPDLAQMEQLVAQMADQRRAGREVVLVSSGAVGAGMGALGFQKRPAELAELQACAAVGQSRLMAIYDKLFSAHGLAVAQILLTHDDLEHHERHLNARNTLVRLLANGIIPIINENDAVSFTELKFGDNDKLSALVASLLPADLLLILTSVDGVLENFGRANPRTIPVIERVDHTLEQKAGGTTSPTAVGGMASKIQAAKIAMRSGIPLVIASGRKKRVMARVVAGEEEGTLFVPQPTRLKGRKRWIAFFHHPKGALFVDAGAKKALREGGKSLLPPGVARCDGDFAAGDVVRICDTDGTEFARGIAGFGAGEVKARKLQRVEVVHRDNLVIL; the protein is encoded by the coding sequence GTGCGTTCTGCAATCATCAAAGACGTCACGCGCATAGTGGTGAAGCTGGGCACCGGGGTCCTGACCGACAGCCGGAAGCAGCCGGATCTTGCCCAGATGGAGCAGTTGGTGGCGCAAATGGCCGACCAGCGCCGGGCGGGCCGGGAAGTGGTGCTCGTTTCCTCGGGCGCAGTGGGGGCGGGCATGGGCGCGCTGGGTTTCCAGAAGCGACCCGCTGAGCTGGCCGAGCTGCAGGCATGCGCGGCGGTGGGTCAATCGCGGCTCATGGCCATATATGACAAGCTCTTCAGCGCGCATGGGCTGGCCGTCGCCCAAATCCTGCTCACCCACGACGACCTGGAACACCACGAGCGCCACCTCAATGCCCGCAATACCCTGGTGCGGCTGCTGGCGAACGGCATCATCCCCATCATCAACGAGAACGACGCGGTCTCGTTCACGGAACTGAAATTCGGCGACAACGACAAACTCTCGGCGCTGGTCGCCTCGCTCCTCCCGGCGGATTTGCTGCTCATTCTGACGAGCGTGGACGGCGTGCTGGAGAACTTCGGCCGGGCCAATCCGCGGACAATTCCGGTGATTGAGCGAGTGGACCACACGTTGGAGCAAAAGGCGGGCGGAACGACCAGCCCCACCGCTGTCGGCGGCATGGCTTCGAAGATTCAGGCGGCCAAGATCGCTATGCGATCCGGCATTCCGCTCGTCATTGCCTCGGGCCGGAAGAAGCGCGTAATGGCCCGCGTTGTGGCGGGTGAGGAGGAGGGCACGCTGTTTGTGCCGCAGCCGACCCGGCTCAAAGGCCGCAAGCGATGGATCGCGTTCTTTCATCATCCGAAAGGCGCGCTGTTCGTGGATGCCGGAGCGAAGAAGGCGTTGCGGGAAGGCGGCAAGAGCCTGCTGCCGCCCGGGGTCGCGCGGTGTGACGGTGATTTTGCGGCGGGAGACGTGGTGCGCATCTGCGACACGGACGGCACTGAGTTTGCCCGGGGCATTGCCGGGTTCGGGGCCGGCGAAGTCAAAGCGCGAAAGCTCCAGCGGGTAGAAGTGGTGCATCGGGACAACCTAGTGATACTGTGA